The following proteins are encoded in a genomic region of Sneathiella marina:
- a CDS encoding branched-chain amino acid ABC transporter permease, with translation MNWLLLLEQVLNGFQLGILLFLLAAGLTLVFGIMDLVNLAHGSLYMMGAYFCATFTGWTDSFLLGALLAIPATFILGILVEVIALRNLYARDHLDQVLATFGLILFFNEFVRLVWGPIGLDIPLPAFLNSTVEVIPGVPYPTYRVAIILIGFFVAGLLYAIVSKTRMGMLIRAGASNREMIGALGINIKLLFTLVFGLGAALAALAGLMAGPILSVEIGMGDGILILTLVVIVIGGIGSIKGAFIAAIIVGLIDTVGRSFLPEILKLMVAEDSAATAAPAISSMLIYILMALVLAVRPQGLFPPKGVGR, from the coding sequence ATGAACTGGTTGCTTTTGCTGGAACAAGTATTGAACGGGTTCCAACTCGGTATATTGTTGTTTTTGCTCGCAGCAGGATTGACTCTTGTTTTCGGGATAATGGATCTGGTTAATCTGGCCCATGGTTCCCTGTATATGATGGGGGCCTATTTCTGCGCGACATTCACAGGTTGGACAGATTCCTTCCTGTTAGGGGCGCTTCTGGCTATACCGGCGACGTTTATTTTGGGCATCCTGGTCGAGGTCATAGCCCTTAGGAACTTGTATGCACGCGATCACCTTGATCAGGTTCTGGCAACATTTGGCCTGATCCTGTTTTTCAACGAATTCGTCCGTCTTGTCTGGGGCCCTATCGGACTGGATATTCCGCTACCGGCTTTCCTCAATTCCACGGTCGAGGTTATACCGGGCGTGCCCTACCCGACTTATCGGGTCGCCATTATCCTGATCGGTTTCTTCGTTGCCGGATTGCTTTACGCCATTGTGTCCAAAACCCGCATGGGCATGTTAATCCGCGCTGGAGCCAGTAACCGGGAAATGATCGGCGCACTCGGGATTAATATCAAGCTCCTCTTTACACTGGTGTTCGGGTTGGGCGCGGCTTTGGCGGCGCTCGCAGGCCTGATGGCTGGACCAATCCTCTCTGTTGAAATCGGAATGGGAGATGGTATTCTTATCCTGACACTTGTTGTTATCGTGATCGGTGGGATCGGTTCTATCAAGGGGGCATTTATTGCGGCCATCATTGTCGGACTGATTGATACGGTCGGCCGGTCGTTTTTGCCCGAAATACTAAAGCTTATGGTTGCCGAGGATAGCGCCGCTACAGCGGCACCCGCCATTTCCTCCATGCTTATCTATATCCTGATGGCACTTGTACTTGCCGTCCGGCCGCAAGGCCTGTTCCCACCGAAGGGAGTTGGCCGATGA
- a CDS encoding ABC transporter ATP-binding protein: protein MLEVNSINTFYGQSQVLFGMSLKIAAGEVVTLMGRNGMGKTTTVRSIMGLTAAQSGEILFEGTNITALPSYKIARLGIGLVPEGRLISPNLDVLENLVATAYVGRDGKGNWSLDRVLELFPRLRERKTSMGNQLSGGEQQMLAIARALMTNPELLILDEATEGLAPLIREEIWTCLAGLKQEGQSILVIDKNVQALSKFADRHYIMEKGQVVWEGNSTSLVEDDEVKYKYLGI, encoded by the coding sequence ATGCTTGAAGTCAATTCCATAAATACATTCTATGGCCAAAGTCAGGTGCTGTTCGGCATGTCCTTGAAAATAGCCGCCGGGGAAGTGGTGACCCTGATGGGCCGCAACGGCATGGGAAAAACCACCACAGTGCGTTCCATTATGGGGCTGACCGCAGCCCAATCCGGTGAGATCCTGTTTGAAGGAACCAACATCACGGCACTGCCTTCCTATAAGATCGCCAGACTTGGCATCGGTCTTGTCCCGGAGGGGCGCCTGATTTCCCCCAATTTGGATGTTTTGGAAAATCTGGTGGCAACTGCCTATGTCGGCCGCGATGGAAAAGGTAACTGGAGCCTCGATCGGGTTCTCGAGCTATTTCCCCGGCTTCGCGAACGTAAAACCAGCATGGGAAATCAGTTGTCGGGGGGTGAACAGCAAATGCTGGCCATTGCCCGCGCCCTAATGACCAACCCGGAATTGCTCATTCTCGATGAGGCCACTGAAGGATTAGCCCCGCTAATCCGTGAAGAAATTTGGACCTGCCTCGCCGGTCTGAAACAAGAAGGCCAGTCAATTCTGGTGATTGACAAGAACGTTCAGGCTCTCAGTAAATTCGCGGATCGCCACTATATCATGGAAAAAGGACAAGTGGTTTGGGAAGGCAACTCAACCTCTCTAGTTGAGGATGATGAAGTAAAATACAAGTATTTAGGGATTTAA
- a CDS encoding ABC transporter ATP-binding protein, producing MSTDLLIIENMVKRYGGLLATDTLSLTVRQGELHAIIGPNGAGKTTLIKQLTGEIQSDAGSVTFAGRQIRRMSEPARSHLGLARSFQITSLFQNFSVLENITLAVQAHQGHSFRFWRPANKTPSLVEPALKTLRQMGLENKKDTIVSALSHGEQRQLELAVALATNPKMLLLDEPMAGMSVEDSANLVTILKSLKEQYSILLIEHDMDAVFSLADRITVLVYGKAIATGTPEEIRQNPEVRQAYLGEDA from the coding sequence ATGAGTACAGATCTTCTCATCATCGAAAATATGGTCAAACGCTATGGCGGGTTACTGGCAACCGATACCCTGTCACTCACTGTCCGGCAAGGAGAGCTTCACGCCATTATCGGTCCTAATGGTGCTGGCAAGACAACCCTCATCAAGCAGCTGACCGGCGAGATCCAGTCCGATGCTGGTTCGGTAACCTTCGCCGGACGGCAAATCCGCCGAATGTCAGAACCTGCGCGCTCCCACCTTGGGCTCGCGCGGTCGTTTCAGATCACGTCGTTGTTCCAGAATTTCTCGGTCCTGGAGAATATTACACTTGCCGTTCAAGCCCATCAGGGCCATTCCTTCCGCTTCTGGCGCCCGGCAAATAAAACGCCCTCGCTTGTCGAGCCTGCGCTTAAAACCCTTCGGCAGATGGGCCTGGAAAACAAGAAGGACACCATTGTTTCTGCTCTCAGCCACGGTGAGCAACGCCAGCTTGAACTGGCCGTCGCCCTGGCCACTAATCCGAAAATGCTGCTACTCGATGAACCCATGGCGGGGATGTCCGTGGAAGACAGCGCCAATCTGGTCACGATCCTGAAATCCCTAAAGGAGCAATATTCCATTCTTTTGATTGAGCATGATATGGACGCCGTCTTCAGTCTTGCTGATCGGATCACAGTTCTGGTGTATGGCAAGGCTATTGCCACCGGCACGCCGGAAGAAATTCGTCAGAATCCGGAAGTCCGCCAGGCCTATCTCGGCGAGGATGCGTAA
- a CDS encoding branched-chain amino acid ABC transporter permease, which translates to MSMSPRVLINSALILLLALVPFIAEMIDDSFYVGLTTRILILAIAALSLNLLIGYGGMVSFGHAAYIGVGAYMVGIGAFHAFEDGVDWMLNGYVQLFGAIFGSAVIALVIGAISLRTRGVYFIMITMAFSQMLYFTAVGVETYGADDGLSIYSRSDMLGLIDMSNENSLYYLVFFSLLILLYLMHRLVGSQFGNVIRGSKSNEARMRSIGFSPYKYRLVAFVIAGTIAGYAGFLMANLNDFVSPDMMHWTRSGDLIIMIVLGGIGNLFGPLYGAVAFLMLEELLSSIPLTIGGLRVGEYWQLLFGPLLIIIVLYARNGIDSFLPGKDKRS; encoded by the coding sequence ATGAGTATGTCCCCCCGCGTTCTGATCAACAGCGCCTTGATCCTTTTACTGGCCCTGGTCCCCTTTATTGCCGAGATGATCGATGACAGTTTCTATGTGGGCCTGACCACTCGCATCCTCATTCTGGCCATCGCCGCCCTTAGCCTCAATCTGTTAATCGGATATGGCGGAATGGTCAGTTTTGGCCACGCTGCCTATATTGGCGTTGGTGCCTATATGGTTGGGATTGGTGCCTTTCATGCCTTTGAAGACGGTGTTGACTGGATGCTGAACGGCTATGTTCAGCTATTCGGTGCAATCTTTGGCTCAGCGGTCATCGCGCTGGTCATTGGTGCCATCAGCCTTCGAACCCGCGGTGTTTACTTTATTATGATCACCATGGCCTTTTCCCAGATGCTGTATTTCACTGCAGTCGGGGTGGAAACCTATGGCGCCGATGATGGCCTCAGCATCTATTCACGCAGCGATATGTTGGGTCTGATCGATATGAGCAATGAAAACAGCCTGTATTATCTGGTCTTCTTCTCCTTGCTCATTCTGCTTTACCTCATGCACCGATTAGTCGGTTCGCAGTTCGGAAATGTGATCCGCGGTAGTAAATCCAATGAAGCCCGCATGCGATCCATTGGTTTTTCCCCATATAAATATCGTCTGGTCGCCTTTGTCATCGCTGGCACCATCGCAGGATATGCCGGGTTTCTGATGGCCAACCTGAATGATTTTGTCAGCCCCGACATGATGCATTGGACCCGATCCGGTGATTTGATCATCATGATTGTTCTTGGCGGTATCGGCAACTTGTTCGGCCCTTTATATGGGGCAGTCGCCTTTCTCATGCTCGAAGAACTCCTGTCCTCAATCCCGTTGACGATCGGTGGATTGCGTGTCGGGGAATATTGGCAACTTTTGTTTGGCCCTCTCCTCATCATCATTGTCCTTTATGCCCGCAACGGCATCGACAGCTTCCTGCCCGGAAAAGATAAACGCTCATGA